From one Cupriavidus sp. P-10 genomic stretch:
- a CDS encoding KpsF/GutQ family sugar-phosphate isomerase, which yields MTGVLTLARNVVAAEMQALDRMSSRIDAGFEKAIDIILNARGRVVVVGMGKSGLIGKKIAATMASTGTPAFSVHPGEAFHGDLGMIKPIDVVLMISNSGETEELIRILPFLKHQQNPVIAMTGKVNSTLARHSDVVLDISVEREACNNNLAPTSSTTATLVMGDALAVVLSVNQNFQPEDFARFHPGGSLGRRLLTRVADVMHKENLPICKPEASFRDVVHVINRGRLGMALVMEGGTLHGVVTDGDVRRAFDSDCDYKTIRARQIMSTDPKLASPDERFADAEARIHAARIGALVVKDEAGRVVGILQIHDLGTDEPSV from the coding sequence ATGACTGGGGTCCTCACATTGGCACGCAATGTCGTTGCCGCGGAGATGCAGGCGCTGGATCGCATGTCGAGCCGTATCGACGCAGGCTTCGAAAAGGCGATTGACATTATTTTGAATGCCCGTGGCCGGGTAGTTGTCGTCGGCATGGGCAAGTCGGGACTGATTGGGAAAAAGATCGCTGCCACCATGGCATCGACCGGGACGCCGGCATTTTCAGTGCACCCGGGCGAGGCCTTCCATGGCGACCTCGGCATGATCAAGCCCATTGATGTGGTGCTGATGATTTCCAACAGCGGGGAAACGGAAGAGCTGATCCGTATCCTGCCGTTCCTGAAGCATCAGCAGAACCCGGTAATCGCGATGACCGGCAAGGTCAATTCAACGTTGGCCAGGCATAGTGACGTTGTGCTGGATATCTCGGTCGAGCGGGAAGCCTGCAACAACAACCTCGCGCCCACCAGCTCGACGACCGCAACGCTGGTAATGGGCGATGCGCTTGCCGTGGTGCTTTCCGTGAACCAGAATTTCCAGCCGGAGGATTTCGCCCGTTTCCATCCCGGTGGAAGCCTTGGCCGGCGGCTGCTGACTCGCGTCGCGGACGTGATGCACAAGGAAAACTTGCCGATCTGCAAGCCGGAAGCGTCCTTTCGCGATGTTGTGCACGTCATCAACCGTGGCCGACTCGGTATGGCATTGGTGATGGAGGGCGGCACGCTCCATGGTGTCGTCACGGACGGGGATGTACGCCGTGCGTTCGATTCGGATTGCGACTACAAGACGATCCGCGCCAGGCAGATCATGTCGACCGACCCGAAGCTGGCGTCCCCGGATGAGCGTTTTGCCGATGCGGAAGCACGGATCCATGCTGCGCGGATCGGGGCACTGGTAGTCAAGGATGAGGCGGGGCGCGTAGTCGGCATCCTGCAGATTCATGATCTGGGGACCGATGAGCCTTCCGTCTGA
- a CDS encoding tetratricopeptide repeat protein produces MASHQVLLDDQDFRITLHDTGSDVLIVAFSPMEWPGQDVKGRFWGDKVAHKLPFAWLSIDAKRPHWFCAAKWNGIKGLVESATARFPRRIGYGHSMGAYAALKHSGTYLPDAILAFAPQWSIDPMDVGDFDTRYEQWFELDSHKEMKIQPADIRGKSWIFFDSRFETDSAHVRSIRGGAVNRISVTHMRHDVIYATKGANSLTYLVMRVLLGGEGAAKEVHRHLRVEKKKTSTYLVHMAFRTLKARHAGWARNLSARVLENAADHVGALLIFLQACAKLGQPEGVATVVEKARFSALSDAEIFIAAKALVELGFSDVAGGLLDRPAIASKENVKSIRNLSELLLTRGELDAAVLLLEKTVVIAPEDPHCLAHLAKALVRTAKGSRETLLRALGLLEHALELNESVVGFWKAYAFALEAYGDVEGAVVAWQRIGQFAPIEGKDLERFERLSRTIGTLARVG; encoded by the coding sequence ATGGCTAGCCATCAAGTTCTGCTGGACGACCAGGATTTCCGGATCACGCTGCATGACACGGGCAGTGATGTGCTGATCGTTGCCTTTTCTCCTATGGAATGGCCGGGGCAGGACGTGAAGGGGCGGTTCTGGGGGGATAAGGTAGCCCACAAACTTCCGTTTGCATGGCTATCAATTGATGCCAAGAGACCCCATTGGTTTTGCGCTGCCAAATGGAACGGCATCAAAGGATTGGTCGAAAGTGCGACGGCTCGATTTCCGAGAAGGATCGGATACGGTCACAGCATGGGTGCGTACGCGGCACTCAAGCATAGCGGCACCTATTTGCCGGATGCCATCCTTGCATTCGCACCGCAATGGTCAATTGATCCCATGGATGTTGGGGACTTTGATACACGTTATGAACAATGGTTTGAGTTGGATTCTCACAAGGAGATGAAAATTCAGCCGGCGGATATCCGTGGCAAGTCGTGGATCTTCTTTGATTCACGGTTTGAGACGGATAGTGCCCATGTTCGCAGTATTCGGGGAGGGGCGGTCAATCGCATTTCTGTTACGCACATGCGGCATGATGTGATTTACGCGACCAAAGGGGCTAATTCCCTAACTTATCTGGTCATGCGTGTACTGCTTGGAGGGGAAGGCGCCGCCAAAGAAGTACACCGACATCTTCGTGTAGAGAAGAAGAAGACGTCTACGTACCTGGTCCATATGGCCTTCAGGACGCTGAAGGCGAGGCACGCTGGATGGGCCCGGAATCTTTCTGCGCGCGTGTTGGAGAATGCGGCCGATCACGTCGGTGCGCTGCTTATCTTTCTGCAAGCATGCGCCAAATTGGGCCAGCCAGAGGGCGTAGCGACAGTGGTTGAAAAGGCGAGATTTTCTGCACTGTCGGATGCAGAGATCTTTATCGCAGCGAAAGCGCTGGTAGAACTCGGTTTTAGTGATGTGGCCGGCGGTCTATTGGACAGACCTGCCATTGCTAGCAAGGAAAACGTAAAGTCGATTCGGAATCTTTCAGAATTACTGCTGACCCGTGGTGAGCTGGATGCGGCAGTGCTTCTGCTGGAGAAGACAGTAGTGATTGCCCCTGAGGACCCCCACTGCTTGGCTCATCTGGCCAAGGCTCTGGTCAGAACAGCTAAAGGCTCCCGTGAAACGCTACTCCGAGCACTAGGCTTACTTGAGCATGCGCTCGAGTTGAATGAGTCAGTGGTTGGCTTCTGGAAGGCTTATGCTTTCGCGCTCGAGGCATATGGAGATGTGGAGGGTGCGGTGGTCGCGTGGCAACGGATCGGGCAATTCGCACCCATCGAGGGAAAGGATCTGGAGAGATTTGAGCGCCTGAGCCGGACCATAGGCACGCTTGCAAGGGTTGGGTAG
- a CDS encoding KdsC family phosphatase — translation MAGKEPELPPSLADVRLVITDVDGVLTDGGIYYDATGECLKRFHVRDGLGIHLLEENGVRVAVVSGRDSETLRKRVADLGVTLFQFGVKDKFAACRALMAQADATPGQTVCIGDDSIDLPAFAACGLSYAVADAASYVKARATGVLSARGGEGAFRELADGILLAQGKAEVFGTAEGFATVMSGITQ, via the coding sequence ATGGCCGGCAAAGAGCCGGAGTTGCCGCCCTCGTTGGCTGACGTGCGCCTTGTCATCACCGACGTGGATGGCGTGCTGACCGACGGTGGCATCTATTACGACGCCACGGGGGAGTGCCTGAAGCGTTTCCATGTGCGCGACGGGCTCGGTATTCATCTGCTGGAAGAGAACGGCGTACGGGTGGCGGTTGTGTCCGGCCGCGACTCGGAAACCTTGCGCAAGCGTGTGGCGGATCTTGGCGTGACGCTTTTCCAGTTTGGTGTCAAAGACAAGTTTGCCGCTTGCCGCGCGTTGATGGCCCAGGCGGACGCGACACCCGGGCAGACGGTATGTATCGGAGACGACAGCATCGACTTGCCTGCGTTTGCGGCATGCGGTCTGTCGTACGCAGTTGCGGATGCGGCTAGCTATGTGAAGGCGCGCGCCACTGGCGTGCTGTCGGCGCGTGGAGGCGAGGGTGCCTTCCGTGAACTGGCTGATGGCATTCTTCTTGCTCAAGGCAAGGCAGAAGTTTTTGGTACGGCCGAGGGCTTTGCCACTGTGATGTCTGGCATCACGCAATAG
- a CDS encoding capsular polysaccharide biosynthesis protein, which yields MIWGPMSLPSEGAIGILSHGIRRIAHLSAFLGEEVMAVHALQGARAPLSGIAAWGRRPTARKAHAFARSRGIERFLCLEDGFLRSLHPGASSQTCSLVVDDLGIYYDASEPSRLEAMAGMPLSQTEQARAQGLIERWRAAGVSKYNYAPAPTALPARPYVLVIDQTANDASVRFGQADGNSFRRMLESALLNYPDCQILVKEHPEVALGRKRGYLGGILDAGDYPSVVRLQDDVHVVPLICEAQAVFVVTSQVGFEALLHGKTVYTFGMPFYAGWGLTNDDLPGPSRRRPVSLEQLALAALVRYTRYVLPHSCKRCEAEEAIDYLALQRRMRHQFPAQLHAVGFSRWKRPILRDFLQGNEVVFHRSLRAVPQGTTVVRWGRSIDTSTRADLSVITVEDGFLRSVGLGAQLIRPLSWVFDRTGIYYDATRESDLERLLAGAQFDSATLSRAERLRNAIVNAGLTKYNVGEGDWNRPPGVGNVVLVVGQVEADASLRFGAPGIRTNRALLEAVRAEAPDAYIVYKPHPDVMTGLRGDRDAECELAALCDEVVSDCPMDRLITAVDAVHVLTSLAGFEALLRGKPVTTHGAPFYAGWGLTDDRCDLPRRRRRLSLDMLVAGALILYPRYVLRDARDNYATPEQAVDHMLSWRNEAPTAGERLLQRWMQPLLRPWTRWRDASAGADSRRDGDCRDAGQALGGRGGRHRPIPAPEQ from the coding sequence ATGATCTGGGGACCGATGAGCCTTCCGTCTGAGGGTGCCATCGGCATTCTTTCCCACGGCATTCGCCGCATTGCACACCTCTCCGCCTTTCTTGGTGAAGAGGTGATGGCGGTGCATGCCTTGCAGGGCGCGCGTGCGCCGCTCTCGGGCATCGCTGCCTGGGGGCGGCGTCCGACCGCACGCAAGGCGCATGCGTTCGCGCGCTCGCGCGGCATTGAACGCTTCCTGTGCCTGGAGGATGGATTCCTGCGATCGTTGCATCCGGGGGCGTCGTCACAGACTTGCTCGCTGGTCGTGGATGACCTTGGTATCTACTACGATGCATCAGAGCCCTCCCGGCTTGAAGCCATGGCCGGCATGCCCCTCTCGCAAACGGAGCAGGCACGGGCGCAAGGTCTGATCGAGCGTTGGCGTGCCGCAGGCGTTTCCAAGTACAACTATGCGCCGGCGCCGACGGCGTTGCCGGCAAGGCCGTACGTGCTGGTCATCGACCAGACCGCCAATGATGCTTCTGTCCGGTTCGGCCAGGCTGATGGCAACAGCTTCCGGCGCATGCTGGAGTCAGCGCTGCTGAATTACCCGGACTGCCAGATCCTTGTCAAGGAACACCCGGAGGTCGCACTCGGACGCAAGCGGGGTTATCTTGGCGGCATTCTCGATGCGGGGGATTATCCGAGCGTCGTGCGGCTGCAGGATGATGTACATGTCGTTCCGCTGATATGCGAGGCGCAGGCGGTGTTTGTTGTCACATCGCAGGTTGGTTTCGAAGCGCTGCTTCATGGCAAGACCGTCTATACCTTCGGCATGCCGTTCTACGCTGGCTGGGGGCTGACAAACGACGATCTGCCGGGGCCGTCCAGGCGTCGTCCAGTATCGCTGGAGCAACTCGCGCTTGCCGCCCTGGTCCGCTACACACGCTATGTCTTGCCGCATTCCTGCAAGCGCTGCGAGGCGGAAGAAGCGATCGATTACCTGGCATTGCAACGTCGGATGCGGCACCAGTTTCCTGCGCAATTGCATGCGGTCGGATTCTCGCGCTGGAAGCGCCCGATCTTGCGGGATTTCCTGCAAGGGAACGAGGTTGTCTTTCATCGGAGTCTGCGCGCGGTGCCGCAGGGTACAACCGTTGTGCGTTGGGGCAGAAGCATCGACACGTCGACGCGCGCCGATCTTTCCGTGATTACGGTGGAGGATGGCTTCCTGCGTTCCGTTGGCTTGGGCGCACAGTTGATCCGGCCACTGTCATGGGTGTTCGACCGTACCGGCATCTACTACGACGCGACCAGGGAATCCGATCTGGAGCGGCTGCTGGCGGGCGCGCAATTCGATTCCGCGACGCTTTCCCGCGCGGAGCGCCTTCGGAATGCGATCGTCAATGCTGGCCTGACCAAGTACAACGTTGGTGAGGGTGACTGGAACCGTCCGCCCGGAGTCGGCAATGTCGTCCTGGTCGTCGGTCAGGTGGAAGCGGATGCGTCGCTACGGTTCGGCGCCCCTGGCATCCGTACCAACCGGGCCCTGCTTGAAGCTGTGCGCGCAGAAGCGCCGGATGCCTACATCGTTTACAAGCCACATCCGGATGTCATGACCGGCTTGCGTGGCGACCGCGATGCCGAGTGCGAACTGGCAGCGCTTTGCGACGAAGTGGTGTCGGATTGCCCCATGGATCGCTTGATCACCGCTGTCGACGCTGTGCATGTGCTGACGTCTCTGGCTGGGTTCGAGGCCCTGTTGCGTGGCAAGCCGGTCACGACGCATGGTGCGCCGTTCTACGCCGGCTGGGGCCTGACCGACGACCGCTGTGATCTGCCGCGTCGGCGCCGCCGGCTCTCGCTCGATATGCTCGTGGCAGGAGCGCTGATCTTGTACCCACGCTACGTCTTGCGCGATGCGCGCGACAACTATGCCACCCCCGAGCAGGCGGTGGACCACATGTTGTCGTGGCGAAATGAGGCGCCGACAGCGGGTGAACGTTTGTTGCAGCGATGGATGCAGCCGCTGCTCAGGCCATGGACACGCTGGCGCGATGCTTCGGCCGGTGCGGATTCGCGGCGGGACGGAGATTGTCGCGATGCCGGGCAGGCCCTGGGCGGTAGAGGTGGACGGCATCGGCCGATACCTGCGCCAGAGCAATAG
- the kdsA gene encoding 3-deoxy-8-phosphooctulonate synthase — MISVGSGISVGNAIPFVLFGGINVLESRDLALRSCEEYVRVTQKLGIPYVFKASFDKANRSSIRSYRGPGLEEGMKIFEAVKAAFGVPVITDVHETWQAQPVAEVVDVLQLPAFLARQTDLVVALAKTGRPVNIKKPQFLSPSQVANIVEKFKEAGNDQLILCDRGTCFGYDNLVVDMLGFGVMKRVTNDMPIIFDVTHALQQRDPGGAASGGRRQQVVDLARSGMAVGLAGLFLEAHPDPANAKCDGPSALPLDKLEPFLTQVKAVDDLVKSFPPLIID, encoded by the coding sequence ATGATTAGTGTTGGAAGTGGCATTTCGGTTGGGAACGCGATCCCCTTCGTCCTATTCGGCGGCATCAACGTCCTCGAATCGCGCGACCTGGCCCTCCGTTCGTGCGAGGAGTACGTTCGCGTAACGCAAAAGCTCGGCATCCCCTACGTCTTCAAAGCCAGCTTCGACAAGGCAAACCGTTCTTCGATCCGCTCCTACCGCGGCCCGGGCCTGGAAGAGGGGATGAAGATCTTCGAAGCGGTGAAGGCGGCGTTCGGCGTGCCGGTGATCACCGACGTGCATGAAACCTGGCAGGCGCAGCCGGTTGCCGAGGTGGTCGACGTCCTGCAACTGCCGGCGTTCCTCGCGCGGCAGACGGATCTGGTGGTGGCGCTGGCCAAGACAGGCCGGCCCGTCAACATCAAGAAGCCGCAGTTCCTGAGCCCCAGCCAGGTAGCCAATATCGTCGAGAAGTTCAAGGAAGCCGGCAACGACCAGCTCATTCTCTGCGACCGCGGCACCTGCTTTGGCTACGACAATCTGGTCGTCGACATGCTCGGGTTCGGTGTGATGAAGCGTGTCACCAATGACATGCCGATCATCTTCGACGTGACCCATGCCCTGCAGCAACGGGATCCGGGCGGCGCTGCATCGGGTGGCCGTCGTCAGCAGGTCGTGGATCTGGCGCGCTCCGGTATGGCGGTTGGTCTGGCGGGCCTGTTCCTGGAGGCGCATCCTGATCCGGCCAACGCCAAGTGCGACGGGCCGAGCGCATTGCCGTTGGACAAGCTGGAGCCGTTCCTGACGCAGGTGAAGGCAGTGGACGATCTGGTGAAGTCGTTCCCGCCGCTGATCATCGATTGA